From the genome of Prevotella herbatica, one region includes:
- a CDS encoding putative transporter, which yields MDWINSLFNIHSSIQTLVILSLIIACGLALGKVRVMGISLGVAFVFFVGIFAGHLGFTINPVLLDYIETFGLSMFVYCLGLHVGPNFFGSLRHEGMAQNLWSLAVIIFGTVFALLLIPLTGVSLPNMVGLLCGATTNTPALGAATQAINHLGMGSGSTALATAVTYPLGVLGVIFAMLFLRKVFVKPEDLAVKKINEEDHTYIAQFEVVNPAVAGKSISDVSRMTHLRFIISRIWRGKEVIVPMVETKLMENDSLLVITNREDEAAMEILFGKRVNKDWNGEKIDWNAIDSKVESRVLVLTRTELNGKRLGELHLRTSYGVNVSRVTRGDIKLLATDDLRLQYGDRITVVGQHDSVNNMQGYFGNSVKTLNEPNIGSILFGIILGLGLGCIPISLPGMASPVRLGIAGGPIIMGIIIGALGPKLHFISYTTRSASLMLRKLGLSLYLACLGLDAGKDFFATVVRPEGIAWVGIGFLITVVPIIIIGLIALKTHKFDFGTICGILCGSMANPMALGYANDSLKTDSASISYASVYPLGMFVRVIIAQMIIMFLA from the coding sequence ATGGACTGGATTAATAGTTTATTTAACATTCATTCTTCAATACAGACCTTAGTTATTCTTTCTTTAATTATCGCCTGTGGTCTGGCTCTTGGCAAAGTCAGGGTGATGGGAATATCACTTGGAGTAGCCTTTGTATTTTTCGTTGGTATCTTTGCCGGACACCTTGGTTTTACAATAAATCCAGTCTTATTGGATTATATTGAGACATTCGGACTATCAATGTTTGTTTATTGCCTGGGACTTCATGTAGGGCCTAATTTCTTTGGATCATTGCGGCATGAAGGCATGGCGCAGAATCTTTGGAGCTTGGCTGTTATCATCTTTGGTACTGTCTTTGCCTTGTTGCTTATTCCTTTAACAGGAGTAAGTCTGCCTAATATGGTAGGTTTGCTTTGTGGTGCTACAACAAATACTCCTGCTCTTGGTGCAGCCACTCAGGCTATAAATCATCTTGGAATGGGCAGTGGTAGCACAGCCTTGGCTACAGCCGTGACATATCCCCTTGGTGTGCTTGGTGTCATATTTGCGATGCTGTTCCTGCGTAAAGTCTTTGTAAAGCCTGAAGATTTGGCTGTTAAAAAGATAAATGAGGAGGATCATACATATATAGCTCAGTTTGAAGTAGTAAATCCTGCTGTTGCCGGAAAGTCTATTTCTGATGTATCACGAATGACTCATCTTCGTTTTATTATATCACGTATCTGGAGAGGCAAGGAAGTTATTGTTCCTATGGTTGAGACAAAACTTATGGAAAATGACAGCTTGCTTGTTATTACCAATCGTGAAGATGAGGCTGCTATGGAAATTCTTTTCGGGAAGAGAGTTAATAAAGATTGGAACGGAGAGAAGATTGACTGGAATGCTATAGACTCAAAGGTTGAGAGTCGTGTCTTGGTTCTTACAAGAACAGAACTCAATGGAAAGAGACTGGGCGAACTGCATCTACGTACTTCTTATGGAGTCAACGTGAGTCGTGTCACACGTGGTGATATAAAACTTCTTGCTACAGACGATTTGCGATTGCAATATGGCGACAGAATTACGGTTGTTGGTCAGCATGATTCTGTGAATAATATGCAGGGATATTTTGGTAACTCCGTTAAGACTTTGAACGAGCCTAATATCGGCAGCATATTATTTGGTATAATCCTAGGTTTGGGACTAGGATGCATTCCTATATCTTTACCGGGAATGGCTAGTCCTGTACGTCTAGGCATTGCAGGTGGTCCTATTATCATGGGTATTATTATCGGTGCTCTAGGCCCGAAACTTCATTTTATATCATACACCACTCGATCTGCGTCGCTGATGTTACGCAAGTTGGGACTTAGCTTGTATCTTGCATGCTTGGGACTTGACGCAGGAAAAGACTTTTTCGCTACGGTTGTCCGACCTGAAGGTATTGCTTGGGTGGGAATAGGTTTTCTTATAACTGTTGTGCCGATTATTATCATCGGACTTATTGCATTAAAGACACATAAGTTTGATTTCGGAACGATCTGTGGAATACTTTGTGGAAGTATGGCAAATCCTATGGCATTGGGCTACGCTAATGATTCATTGAAAACAGATAGTGCAAGTATAAGTTATGCATCTGTATATCCACTTGGTATGTTTGTCAGGGTTATTATAGCTCAAATGATTATAATGTTTCTGGCATAG
- a CDS encoding helix-turn-helix domain-containing protein: protein MAENDVVIIDSIDKYNEMMGLETKHPLIAVVDMSEANYQNAKKEKTLEYEVYSVWLKQTMCGDITYGRQPYDYQEGTVTSFAPGQVVHFKPAKDYKPQALGLIFHPDLIRGTSLGHDIKQYAFFDYSSREALHLSEDEKAIFKDSLNRIKLELDHPIDNHSKKLICRNIELLLDYCMRFYERQFVTRKAANRDVLDKFEKLLNNYFTGDRALHDGLPSVKYFAEECFLSPNYFGDLVKKETGKAPQDHIQSKIIDLAKEELASSQDTINEIAYHLGFQYSQHFNRYFKRNVGVTPSQFRKQMAEA from the coding sequence ATGGCAGAGAATGATGTTGTTATTATAGACTCCATTGACAAGTACAATGAGATGATGGGACTCGAGACAAAGCACCCACTAATTGCTGTTGTAGACATGTCAGAGGCTAATTATCAAAATGCCAAAAAAGAAAAGACTTTAGAATATGAAGTCTATTCGGTTTGGCTTAAACAGACCATGTGTGGCGACATCACATACGGACGCCAGCCCTACGACTATCAGGAAGGCACGGTGACATCTTTCGCACCTGGACAAGTGGTACATTTCAAACCAGCAAAAGATTATAAGCCACAGGCACTTGGGCTTATCTTTCATCCCGACCTTATACGTGGAACATCTCTTGGGCACGACATCAAGCAATACGCTTTTTTCGACTATTCTTCACGTGAGGCATTGCACTTGAGCGAAGATGAAAAGGCTATATTCAAAGACAGCCTTAACAGAATTAAACTGGAACTTGACCATCCGATAGACAATCACAGCAAAAAACTAATTTGCAGAAACATAGAGTTACTGCTTGATTATTGCATGCGATTCTATGAAAGACAATTTGTAACCCGTAAAGCAGCAAACCGTGATGTTCTTGATAAGTTTGAAAAGCTGCTTAACAATTACTTCACTGGAGACAGAGCATTACATGATGGTCTGCCATCTGTAAAATACTTCGCCGAGGAATGTTTTTTATCACCTAACTACTTCGGTGATTTGGTAAAAAAAGAAACAGGAAAAGCTCCACAGGATCACATACAAAGCAAAATTATAGACCTTGCCAAAGAAGAACTTGCAAGTTCACAGGATACTATCAACGAAATAGCATATCATCTTGGATTTCAATATAGCCAGCATTTCAATCGTTACTTCAAGAGAAACGTTGGCGTAACGCCAAGCCAATTCAGAAAACAAATGGCTGAAGCCTAA
- a CDS encoding pyridoxamine kinase, which produces MNKKQILLINDMAGYGKVATAAMLPILSYFGHPTYNLPTALVSNTLDYGKFNLLDTTDYIKGVFPVWKELGFSFDAIATGFIASERQADIVSRYCLEQASTGTTIFVDPIMGDEGKLYNGVTPAAVKSMREMLSVAHLCYPNYTEACYLTGREYKAEGVTKDEAHNLLEHLRKIGSKSVLITSITVDGQPSVVGYNNIHNEYFKLCYDEIPVHFPGTGDIFSAILIGHLLDGESLKDSTRKAMDGVYKLIDLNKDNIDKNRGIPLEQYLNIL; this is translated from the coding sequence ATGAATAAGAAGCAAATTCTTCTGATAAATGATATGGCGGGATATGGCAAAGTAGCCACGGCAGCAATGCTTCCGATATTGTCTTATTTTGGACATCCCACATATAATCTTCCCACAGCCTTAGTGTCTAATACACTTGACTACGGAAAGTTTAATCTACTTGATACCACAGACTATATAAAAGGCGTGTTTCCCGTATGGAAGGAACTTGGATTCTCTTTTGATGCCATCGCCACAGGATTTATAGCCAGCGAGCGTCAAGCCGACATAGTGTCGCGTTATTGCTTGGAACAAGCGTCAACTGGAACAACAATTTTTGTTGATCCTATCATGGGCGATGAGGGCAAACTGTATAATGGGGTAACTCCTGCAGCGGTAAAAAGTATGCGTGAGATGTTGAGTGTTGCTCATTTATGTTATCCAAACTATACAGAAGCATGCTATCTTACCGGACGCGAATATAAAGCTGAAGGCGTTACAAAAGATGAGGCTCATAACCTTCTTGAACATTTGCGCAAGATAGGATCAAAGTCTGTTCTCATAACAAGTATCACTGTTGACGGACAACCTTCAGTTGTTGGATACAATAACATACATAACGAGTATTTCAAATTATGCTATGATGAGATTCCTGTTCATTTTCCTGGTACAGGAGATATTTTCTCGGCTATACTTATCGGGCATCTGCTTGACGGTGAGTCGTTGAAAGATTCAACCAGAAAGGCTATGGACGGAGTCTACAAACTTATTGACCTGAATAAAGACAATATAGATAAAAACAGGGGAATACCCTTGGAACAGTATCTGAACATTTTATAA
- a CDS encoding glycoside hydrolase family 2 protein, whose protein sequence is MNKQKLIYGIASMMLCVSENAFAQRDTITIDSWQFSRSSLNAVDATQQHGTWKNVIIPHDFQIEQPWVAPSKEEHADNSDQAANVKSRLSARGFKEMGIGWYRKSFTPGKDWKGKRAMLEFGGIMLVGDVYLNGERIGGTEYGYIGFGIDITDKIKYGSENILVVKADTRKENNSRWYTGGGLFRTVKLILTDKQLYFSRHPLYITTKDNNTVNIKAEIFRFNKQKNGNVKVRILDAKGNLVAEKDNDVRFSQHSRDAEYKLEPIHISNANLWDIDSPYLYMAEVSVYDENGKITDKVTEQFGIRTIEFSPAFGFKLNGKKVMLKGIANHNSLGALGSAAYPRAIEKRIKLLKEFGFNHIRCSHNPYSEELYQLCDKYGILVVDEVYDKWLTQYSGGRESWSNHWQYDIPEWIERDRNHPSVILWSLGNELQTYPDLPFNDWGVTPYRLLKTLLNRYDSTRLTTVAMHPRGRNWETDSLPCDLAMITDIQAYNYRYMYFPGDGRRFPNMIFYQSEANMPMMGPNYYEMNLDKVVGLAYWGMIDYLGESLGWPKKGWDNGVFDISLEPKPQAYFLKSIFSDKPVVHIGIADSKDDAEMWNGVKFDGDRISDHWNRKPGNKYTVYTYTNADEVELYLNGRSLGIKKNSFDPKTRNKIKWTDVEYQKGTLEAVARTNGKIVARHKIETAGKPKELQLIPDVENWKADGNDLMHVRILAVDHKGLRSPMANSKLMFDVSSDADIIGVCNGDISSEELTVGNSRRLYNGSAMVILRSGKKSGKVKLKVSGQGYKTKTITLYLK, encoded by the coding sequence ATGAACAAGCAAAAACTAATTTATGGCATCGCCTCAATGATGCTTTGTGTGAGTGAAAACGCTTTTGCACAGCGTGATACTATAACAATAGACAGTTGGCAGTTTAGCAGGAGTTCGCTAAACGCCGTTGATGCTACACAACAGCATGGTACTTGGAAAAACGTAATAATTCCTCATGACTTTCAGATTGAGCAACCATGGGTGGCTCCTTCTAAAGAAGAACATGCCGACAATTCTGATCAGGCTGCTAATGTGAAAAGTCGTTTGTCAGCACGTGGCTTTAAGGAAATGGGGATAGGGTGGTATCGTAAGTCGTTCACTCCAGGAAAAGACTGGAAAGGAAAACGCGCTATGTTGGAATTTGGTGGTATCATGCTTGTCGGTGATGTCTATCTAAATGGTGAACGCATAGGCGGAACAGAATACGGATATATCGGATTTGGTATAGATATTACTGATAAGATAAAATATGGTAGTGAGAATATTCTCGTTGTAAAAGCCGACACACGAAAAGAAAACAATTCAAGATGGTATACTGGTGGTGGATTGTTCAGAACTGTAAAATTGATATTGACAGACAAACAACTCTATTTTTCACGCCATCCGCTTTATATTACTACGAAGGATAATAACACCGTAAATATTAAAGCTGAGATATTTCGTTTTAATAAGCAGAAAAATGGTAATGTGAAAGTACGCATTCTTGATGCCAAAGGAAATTTGGTAGCAGAGAAAGACAACGACGTGAGATTCTCACAACATAGCCGTGATGCTGAATATAAATTGGAACCTATACATATTTCAAACGCTAATCTGTGGGATATAGATTCACCTTATTTATATATGGCAGAAGTTTCTGTATATGATGAAAATGGAAAGATTACAGATAAGGTTACAGAACAGTTTGGTATACGTACTATTGAGTTTTCACCTGCTTTTGGTTTTAAGCTTAATGGTAAGAAAGTTATGCTGAAAGGTATTGCCAATCATAATAGCCTAGGAGCATTGGGATCAGCCGCATATCCTCGTGCTATTGAAAAAAGAATCAAACTTTTGAAGGAATTTGGTTTTAACCATATTCGTTGTTCACATAATCCATATAGTGAAGAACTTTATCAACTATGTGATAAATATGGAATACTTGTTGTTGATGAGGTCTATGATAAATGGCTTACACAATATTCTGGTGGAAGAGAATCTTGGTCTAACCATTGGCAGTATGATATTCCTGAATGGATAGAGAGAGATAGAAATCACCCTTCTGTGATATTATGGAGTCTTGGAAACGAATTGCAGACATATCCAGATTTGCCTTTTAATGATTGGGGTGTAACGCCATATCGTTTGTTGAAGACGTTGCTTAACCGTTATGACAGTACACGTCTTACAACTGTGGCGATGCATCCAAGAGGTCGAAATTGGGAAACCGATTCGCTACCATGTGACTTGGCAATGATAACAGATATTCAGGCATACAATTATCGATATATGTATTTTCCTGGTGATGGACGTCGTTTTCCAAATATGATATTCTATCAGAGTGAGGCGAATATGCCGATGATGGGACCAAACTATTATGAGATGAATCTTGATAAAGTTGTGGGACTTGCTTATTGGGGAATGATAGATTATCTTGGAGAAAGTCTTGGATGGCCAAAGAAAGGTTGGGATAATGGTGTCTTTGATATATCGTTGGAACCAAAACCGCAAGCTTATTTCCTGAAATCTATATTCTCAGATAAACCAGTTGTACATATAGGCATTGCCGATTCAAAGGATGATGCAGAAATGTGGAATGGTGTAAAGTTTGATGGAGATCGTATTTCAGATCATTGGAATCGTAAGCCTGGAAATAAATATACTGTATATACATATACAAATGCTGATGAGGTTGAATTATATCTTAACGGAAGAAGTCTTGGGATAAAGAAAAACTCTTTTGATCCAAAGACACGTAATAAGATAAAGTGGACAGACGTGGAGTATCAAAAGGGTACACTTGAAGCAGTAGCAAGGACCAATGGTAAAATAGTAGCACGTCATAAGATAGAAACTGCCGGAAAGCCAAAGGAACTTCAACTAATCCCAGATGTTGAAAATTGGAAAGCTGATGGCAATGATTTGATGCATGTACGCATATTGGCTGTTGATCATAAAGGATTACGCTCACCTATGGCAAACAGCAAATTAATGTTTGATGTTTCTAGTGATGCTGATATCATTGGCGTATGCAATGGTGATATTTCTAGTGAAGAATTGACAGTAGGTAACTCTCGGAGACTTTATAATGGTTCTGCTATGGTCATACTTCGTTCTGGTAAGAAATCAGGGAAAGTGAAACTTAAGGTTAGCGGACAAGGATATAAGACAAAGACCATAACATTATACTTAAAATAA